In Candidatus Devosia phytovorans, the DNA window GGCGCGGGTGGCCGGGTAAGAGCCATAGTGCCATCTGCGCACCGTTTCGATGGCCCTGGAGGGATTGGCAAAGCCCATGGCAGAGAGGGTTTCCACCGTTTCGGGATCGTCGTCATTGCCGGTGAAGACCAGATTGCCCTCGCCCGAGCCCAGGGTTTCGCCCTCGGTGAAGAGTTCGGAATAATAGGTGACGACGCGTTCCAGTGCTGCGCGATAGTCGCGCTCGAATTCGCGCAGGTCGTCCAAGCCCATCAGCCGGCCGATGATGGCCACTTCATCCGCCGAAGCGGGCATGACATGGGTCTGCTCGTCGCGCAGCATCTGCAGGCGGTTTTCGACGGCGCGCAGGAACCAGTAGGTCTGCGTTAGCTCGGTCGCGGCTCTGGGGGTAATCCAGTTCGCATCGGCCAGCGCCGCCAGAGCATGCGCCGTGGGTTTCACCCGAAGTGTCTTGTCGCGGCCGCCGGCGATGAGCTGCTGGGTCTGGGTGAAGAATTCGATCTCGCGGATGCCGCCGCGGCCGAGCTTGACGTTGTGGCCCTCGACGCGAATGTCACCGACATTCTTGGCAATGTTGATCTGACGCTTCATCGCCTGGATATCGGCGATGGTGGCGAAGTCGAGATGCTTGCGCCAGACATAGGGGGCAAGCTCCTTGAGGAAAGCCTCGCCGACGCGCTTGTCGCCGGCGCAGGGCCGCGCCTTGATCCAGGCGGCGCGCTCCCAGTTCTGGCCGCGGCTTTCGTAATAGGCGAGCGCGGCTTCGAACGAGATGGCGACCGGGGTCGAGCCGGGATCGGGGCGCAGGCGCAGGTCGGTGCGGAAGACATAGCCATGGGCCTGGCGGTCTTCCATCAGGCCGACGAGCTTCTGCACCATGCGGGAGTAGATTTTCGTGGCTTCAGAGGGGTCGGCCAGCACCTGCTTTTCGAGATCGTAGAAGGCGACGATGTCGATGTCGGAGGAATAGTTGAGCTCCTGCCCGCCATGCTTGCCGAGGGCGAAGATGGCGAGGCCGGAATTGGCGGCAGTTGCCTCATTGGCGGGGATGGCGAGCTGGCCCTTCTCGGCAGCCTGGCGCATCAGCAGGTTCAGCGCCGCATCGAGCGCGGCATCGGCAAGATCGGAGAGCGCCGCCGTCGATTGCGCCGTGGTCCAGGCGCCGCCGGTTTCGGCCAGCGCCGCCAAGAGCGCCGTGCGGCCCTTGGCAATGCGCAGGACAGGGGCGAGCGCCTCCTCGCTGGCGGCGGTCTTGCCGAGGGTGTCGACGACGTCGATGATATCGGTGAAGGCACCATCGGCGCTATCGGCCAGGGTGGTGATCAGCCATTGGGCATTGGCCTGCGCAAGGTCGAGCAGATAGGGCGCGGATTCGAGCAGCGGGCCGAGGGTGGGCGTCGCAGCCTGCAGCGCCTCCCGCTGATCGGCAGACAGGTCGGCAAGCCAGGCATCAAAGCGCGGCGTGTCGGCGGACGGCAGGGCATTGAGCAGGAAGGTCATAATTCAGGCATAGCTTGGCCGATCCCGCGCGGCAAGGCGGGTGGGGCGACATCCGAGTACCCCCACCTATCCTCCCCCTGATAGGGGGAGGGACCGCCCCGTGGATGTGGCACGATCTGAGAAAGCTCCGATCTGTCCCTCCCCCTTTTCAGGGGGAGGTTAGGTGGGGGTATCCTTCCTGTCTGGCAGATCCACCACAGCCCGCACTCCCGGCATATTGTCCTCGATGCGGAGACTGCCGCCATGGAGGCTCGCCACGGCGTTGACCAGCGACAGGCCAAGCCCCGAGCCGGGCTCGGAGCGGCTTTTTTCAAGCCGCACGAAGCGTTGCAGCACGCGCTGGCGGTCTTCTACCGGGATGCCGGGGCCGTTGTCGGCAACTTCGATCAACACCCGGTCCTTATCGCGGCGCAGGCCGACGGTGATGCGCCCCTGCCCTTCCCCTTGAGGCTTGGCATATTTCACCGCGTTTTCGAGCAGGTTGACCATGGCCTGGCCGATCAGTTCGCGATTGGCGTGGAGATGCACGTCCTCGGCGATGGAGGTCTCGACCAGAATGCCCTCGTCCTCGGCCACGGGGCCATAGAGTTCGGCGACATCGGCGACCACGGCGCTGACGTCGACATCGGCCAGGGCGCCGGAGGGGGCGCCGGCTTCGGCGCGGGCGATCATCAGAAGGGCATTGAAGGTCTGGATAAGGCGGTCGCTTTCGGCAATGGTGGTCTCCAGCGCGCGCTGGCGGGTTTCGTCGCTGGCACCGTCGCGCAGGGCGGTTTCGGCCTGGTTGCGCAGGCGGGTCAGCGGCGTCTTGAGGTCATGGGCGACATTGTCGGTGACTTCCTTGAGCCCCTGCAACAGTTGCTCGATGCGGTCGAGCATGGCGTTGAGATTGGTAGCCAGACCGTCGAATTCATCATTGCGCCGGGTGACCGGCACGCGCTCGCTGAGATTGCCCGACATGATCTTGGTGGAGGTATCGCGGATGGTGTCGATGCGCTTGAGCACGCGCTGGGCGGTGAGGCCGCCGGCAATCAGCGAAAAGAGGATGATGCCCAGCACGCCGAACAGGAAGCTCTGCACGATGATGGCGGAAAAACCACGGCGTTCCACGACATCACGCCCAACGACCAGCCGCATGCCATTGCTCAATTCCACCGAGCGGACCACGGCAAAGCCGGTCTTGGCGGGCGGTGCCACACCATGGGGCGAGTCTGGAGCGTCAGGCGGCGGGTCGATGAAGGGATTGGCGCGTTCGTAGTCGAAACTATAGATGCCCGGCTCGATCAGCACGTTGGCCGGCACGTCGGTGACATTGCCGAGCAGATACTGGCCACTGGCATCCCCGAGATAATAGACGCCCGGCCCCGGCGCCGTGGCGACGCGCTGCAGGGCGAAGGCCAGGGCGCGAATGCCCTGGTTGGCGTCGATGCGCTGGAAGACACGGACCTCGCGGTCGATGGCATCGGCCTGCTGACGCTGGATCTGCACCGAGGACTGCCAGGTGATGAAGGCCAGCAGCAGGATGGCGAACAGCGAAAAGATCAGGATGAACGTCGCCGTCAGCCTGACCGTCGAGGTCCGCCAGAGTTGCAGGAACCGGTTCACGGATTACTCGCGGATCATGTAGCCGGCGCCGCGCACGGTATGCAGCAGCGGGCTGGCGTGGCCCTTGTCGATCTTTGAGCGCAGGCGCGACATATGCACGTCGATGACATTGGTCTGGGGGTCGAAGTGATAGTCCCAGACATTTTCGAGCAGCATGGTGCGGGTCACCACCTTGCCGGCATTCTTCATCAGATATTCGAGCAGGCGGAATTCGCGCGGCTGCAGCAGGATGGTCTCGCCATCGCGCTCGACCTTGCGGGAGAGCCGGTCAAGACTGAGGCCTGCCACTTCATAGGCGGTGGCGGCTTCTGATGGGCTGGAACGGCGGGCGAGCACTTCGACGCGGGCCAGAAGCTCGGTGAAGGCATAGGGCTTGGTGAGATAGTCGTCGCCGCCGGCGCGCAGGCCGGTCACGCGGTCGTCGACTTCGCCGAGCGCCGAAAGAATGAGAACGGGGGTTTTATCGCCTTCGGCCCGCAGGCTCTCGACGATGGACAGGCCGTCGCGGCGGGGCAGCATGCGATCGACGATCAGCACGTCATAATCCATGCCCGAGGCCATGGCATAGCCGGTTTCGCCATCGGCGGCGTGGTGGGTGATGTGGCCGGCCTCATCGAGCGCCTGGATCAGGTAGCTGGCGGCTTCGCGGTCGTCTTCGATCAGCAGGATTTTCACCGGAGCCCCCAAGGCTTTGGCAGGAAGGTAATGGCCCCGGGCATGAAGCCCGGGGCCGGTCTGTTTAGTTGTCGCCCAGCGGCAGGCCGATAAACGTGTCATTGCCGTCGCGGCTGGCCTTGACCAGGGCGGTATTGCGACCCTGAGCCTTGACCGCGTCAAGCGCCGCTTCGAATTCGTCCAGCGAATTGACCGGCGCATTGTTGACCTCGAGGATGGCATCGCCAACCGTCAGGCCCTTCTGGGCGGCAGCGGATTCAGGATCGACGTCCTGGATCAGCAGGCCACCATTGCCATCCGAGTTCGGCACCAGGGTCAGACCGACGCTGGATTCGCTGGGAAGCGCTGCCGGCGGGGTCGGAGCGGCAGGCTCGTCGGCCTGGGCCAGAGCCTCTTCGTTAAGCGTACCGAGCTGGACCGAGAGCGTGGTCTCGGCGCCATCACGCCAGATGGTCAGCTCGACCGAGGAGTCGGGTGACTTGCCGGCGATGGTGCGGCTGAGGTCGAGGGCGTCATCGATCGCATCGCCATCGACGGCGGTGATGATGTCGCCGGACTTGATGCCGGCCGGGCCGGCAGGGCCATCTTCAGCCACATTGCTGACGATGGCGCCCTTGGCACTGGCAAGGCCAACGCCGTCGGCGATGTCGCGGTTGACGTCCTGGATGCCGACGCCGAGGTAGCCGCGCGTAACGGTGCCCGAGTCGATCAGCTGGTTGACAATGCCCTTGACGGTGGCAGCGGGGATGGCGAAAGCGATGCCGACATTGCCGCCATTGGGCGAATAGATGGCGGTGTTGACGCCGACCACTTCACCCTGGGTGTTGAAGGCCGGGCCGCCCGAATTGCCGGTGTTGACGGCAGCGTCGATCTGCAGGAAATCGCCATAGTTGGAACCGCCGATATTGCGACCCTGACCAGAGATGACGCCGACGGTCACGGTGCCGCCAAGGCCAAAGGGATTGCCCACGGCAACGACCCAGTCACCAACGCGGCTGGCATCGTTCTCGAAGCCGACAAAGGGAAGGTCCTCGCCTTCGATCTTGACCACGGCCAGATCGGTGCGCTCGTCGGTGCCGACGATTTCGGCGACCTTTTCGGTGCCGTCTTCAAAGACAACCGTCACCTTGGTGGCGTTTTCGACGACGTGGTTATTGGTGACGATATAGCCGTCAGCCGAGATCACGAAGCCCGAACCGGCGGCCATGAAGTGGCGCGGGGCCTGTGGCTGGTCGGGACGATTGCCGGGGCCACCAGGGCCGCCAAACTGGTTGAAGAAGTCCTTGAAGGGATGGCCTTCCGGCAGGTCGGGGAAGTTGAAATCGAAGTCGCGGCCGCGCGGACCGCCCTGCTGGGGCGCCTCTTCGGCCTCGACCAGGATCGAGACCACTGCAGGCTTGACCGCCTCGACGAGGTCGGCAAAGCCGGCATGGGGCTGCGCTGCCTCGGGCACGGTGATCTGCGCAACGTTCTGCACCTGCGCATTGGCCGCCTGGCCGGTCATGACGAAAGCGGTCGAGACACCGCCGATACCGACCAGCAGCGCCAGGGCGGATGCCCCGAGCCAGCGGCTGGTACGCTTGAGAATGGACGAGCGCATGTAGACAATCTCCTTGGGCAAGCCCTCAACAGCTTATGGGCCTAGATATGGAATGCCGCGCCTTTCGGAGAAGTTGCGCCAACATTAAACCTTGGCAATGTTGGTGGCGGGATTGGGGCGTTATCTGGACGCAGGATGACCCAAACACTCGGTGTCACCCCGGCCTTGAGCCGGGGCCCATCCCGAGATGGAGCCACAGCCGCGAGGTGGTCATGTCGACGACCTTGCGGTAGACCAAAAATCTCAGGATGGGTCCCGGCTCAAGGCCGGGATGACACCGTGGTTGGGGTTGATTAGGTGGACAACGCCACAGCTACTTCAGCTCGTCCAGCGCCGACTGCTCTTCGGCGGTCAATCCACCCGCAGCAATCCGCTTCTTCCGCCCCAGCGCCACCAGTGTGCCTAGCCCGACCAACAAGAGTGCGGGCGCAGCGATCCAGAGCAGGATCGTATGGTTGTTGACCCGCGGGTTGAGCAGGACGAATTCGCCGTAGCGATCGACGAGGAATTGCCGCACGGCTTCGTCGCTGTCACCCGCCACCAGCCGCTCGCGCACCAGAAGGCGCAGATCCCTGGCGAGGTCGGCATCGCTGTCGTCGATCGACTGGTTCTGGCAGACGAGGCACCGCAGGCCCGCCGAGATGTCGCGGGCGCGCTGTTCGAGCACGGGATCGGGGAGGACTTCGTCCGGGCTGACCGCCAGCACCGGCGTCGCGAGGCAAAGGGCCAATAGCAGTACGCGGAGCCACATCATTCGGCGGGACTCGCGACAGGCTTCGCGGCACGTTGCGGCGCGCCGATGCGCACCTTGCGATCGGTCAACGAAACCACGCCGGCGGCGGCCATGAACAGGCAGCCGATCCAGATCAGGGTGATATAGGGCTTGAACCAGATGCGCACGACGTGGGTATCGCTGAGCGGTTCACCGAGCTGGAGATAGAGCTGGGAGAAGCCGTAGGTGGTGATGGCCGCCTCGGTGGTGGGCATGCCGCTGGCGACATAGATGCGGCGCTCGGCCATCAGGTCGCGGGTTTCGCCACCGGGGGCGGTGACGATGAAATGTCCCTCTTCGCCCATGTAATTGGGGCCCTGCTCCTGCTTGAAGTCGTCAAAGGCAATCGTATAGCCGGAGAGCTGCGCCGTTTCGCCAGGATTGAGCGTGGTGACCAGTTCGGTCTCCCAGGCGGTCACGGCGACAATGCCGAGCACGGTGACGCCGATGCCGAAATGGCCAAGCGCCGTCGACCAGGCAGAGCGCGGCAGGCCGACGAGGCGGCGCATGCTTTCGCCGAACGGAATGCGGCCGATCTTGCTGCGGTCGACCAGTTCGGCCACGGCGCCGAAGGCGACCCAGAAACCGAGCAGCAGGCCGAGAGGGGCCAGCGAGATCGAAATGCCGCCCAGCGCCGAAATCAGGATGGTGGCAAAGATGGCCAGCGCCGCCGCGCCGATCAGGCGCTGCGATGCGGCCATGACATCGGCGCGCTTCCAGGCGAGCAGCGGCCCAAAGGGCAGCACCAGCAGGAGCGGCGCCATCAGCGCCCCGAAGGTCAGATCGAAGAAAGGCGCGCCGACCGAAATGGCGGTGCCGGTCAGGGCGTCGAGGAGCAGCGGATAGAGCGTGCCGACGAGCACCGCGCCAACGGCCGTCGAGAGGAACAGGTTGTTGAGGATCAACCCGCCCTCGCGGCTGATCGGGGCAAACAGCCCGCCCTGGCGCAGCGATGGCGAGCGGATGGCAAAGAGCACGAAGGCGCCGCCGATCAATACGGCCAGAATGGCGAGGATGACCATGCCGCGGGTCGGGTCGGCGGCAAAGGTATGCACCGAGGTCAGGATGCCGGAGCGGACGAGGAAGGTGCCGAGCAGCGACAGCGAGAAGGTGATGATGGACAAAAAGATCGTCCAGATTTTCAGCGCATTGCGCTTTTCCATCACCAGCGCCGAATGCAGCAGAGCCGTCCCGGCCAGCCAGGGCATGAAGCTGGCATTTTCTACCGGGTCCCAGAACCACCAGCCGCCCCAGCCAAGCTCGTAATAGGCCCAGTAGGAACCCATGGCGATGCCCAGGGTGAGGAAAGTCCAGCTCAGCATGGTCCAGGGGCGTACCCAACGGGCCCAGGCCTGGTCGATGCGGCCGGAAATCAGCGCGGCGATGGCAAAGGAGAAGCAGATCGAAAAGCCGACATAGCCGGCGTAAAGCAGCGGCGGATGGATGGCGAGGCCGATATCCTGCAACACCGGATTGAGGTCATTGCCCTCAAGTGGCGGATTAAGCACGCGAGCGAAGGGATTGGAGGTAAAGAGCGTGAAGCCGGTGAAGGCGGCAGTCAGCATGCTCTGGGTGGTCAGCACCAGCGCCATCAGGTCATCGGGCAAGCGACGGCCGAAGGCGGCGACCATGGCGCCGAAGGAAACCAGGATGAAAATCCAGAGGACCAGCGAGCCCTCGTGATTGCCCCAGACGCCGGAGATCTTGAAGATCAGCGGTTTGAGGGAATGGGAATTGTTAACCGCCAGCAGGAGGCTGAAGTCGGAGGTGACGAAGGCCTGGATCAGCGCGGCGAAAGCGGCGGCCACCAGCACGAATTGCAGTACGGCCCCCTGGCTCAATGCCTGGGCGATACGCGCGCCGCTGCGCCAATAGGCATAGCCGCCGATGGTCGAGATCGTTGCAATGGCAAAGGCGAGAATGAGGGCGAAGTGACCGAGTTCGATGCTCACTGCGCGGTCTCCGGCCGCCATTCGCCGCTGGCCTTCAGCGCGTCGACGACTTCCTTGGGAATGTAATTCTCGTCATGCTTGGCCAGCACATTGGTGGCCTTGAACGTGCCGTCTTCCTGCATGGCGCCCTCGGCCACCACGCCCTGCCCCTCGCGGAACAGGTCGGGCAGAATGCCGGTGTAATGGGCAGCCACGGTTTCTGCCCCGTCGGTAATGGCGAAGTCGTTCTCCTGGCCCGTGCGGACCCAGGAGCCGTCGGCGACGAGTCCCCCGAGGCGGATCGGCGTGCCGGCCGCAACCTCGCGGGCAATGACATCGCTGGGCGAATAGAAGAAAACGATCTGGTCGCGCAGGGCGATCAGCACCAGCGTCGTCGCCAGCGCCAGCACCAGGCCAAGGCCGGCGATAATGCCCAAGCGCTTCTGCTTGCGCGACCAGCCCTTTTTGCGAACCGCCATTTGCACGGTCATGGCGTGCCTCCATTCAGCGTAAGGCCGGCGGCCAGCGCCAGCGTATCGAGATCGCCGCGATCGAAGGCCTGGGGATAGGCCGCAACGGCATTGTCATAGGCAGTTTGTGCAGCGGTCAGATCGTTCAGCACGATGTAGGAGCGCACCAGTCGCGTCCATTCCTCGATCGTGCCGCCATCGGCCTCGAGCCGGGCCGCGAGCCCGCTGACCATGCCGGCGACCGCATCGGCCTGCGCATCGCCAGCTTCGACCACACCGCCATTTTCGGCCACCGCCAGGCCTTGCTGGGCCGAGGCGACCCAAGGTTCGCTGCCATCGGTCGAGAGCGCCAGCGCCTCCTCCCATGCCATTTTGGCTGCGGGATAGTCTTCCATGCGCGTCAGTTCGGCAGCGATATAGAGCCGCGACAGCACGTGTGCGGGCTCGGCGGCGGCGGCAGCGCGCAGCAGATCCATGGCTTCATCCGAGCCCTGCCCGTCCGCAGCCATCAGCAGGGTTTCGGCGAGGCGCGTCTGCAGGTCGGCTGTCGGGCCGCCGAGTTCGATGACCCGGCGATAGGCATTGGCGGCGTCGGCGAAGCGGCCGAGCTGCATATAGGCGGGGGCGATCACCGTCCAGCCGCGCAGGTCGTCGGGATTTTGCGTGAGCTGGCTTTCGATGCGCTCGATGGCCACGTCGAGATCGATGGATTGCGCGACAACCTCTTCGCGACCGGCCAGGGGCACAGCCGGCAGGT includes these proteins:
- a CDS encoding bifunctional [glutamine synthetase] adenylyltransferase/[glutamine synthetase]-adenylyl-L-tyrosine phosphorylase, yielding MTFLLNALPSADTPRFDAWLADLSADQREALQAATPTLGPLLESAPYLLDLAQANAQWLITTLADSADGAFTDIIDVVDTLGKTAASEEALAPVLRIAKGRTALLAALAETGGAWTTAQSTAALSDLADAALDAALNLLMRQAAEKGQLAIPANEATAANSGLAIFALGKHGGQELNYSSDIDIVAFYDLEKQVLADPSEATKIYSRMVQKLVGLMEDRQAHGYVFRTDLRLRPDPGSTPVAISFEAALAYYESRGQNWERAAWIKARPCAGDKRVGEAFLKELAPYVWRKHLDFATIADIQAMKRQINIAKNVGDIRVEGHNVKLGRGGIREIEFFTQTQQLIAGGRDKTLRVKPTAHALAALADANWITPRAATELTQTYWFLRAVENRLQMLRDEQTHVMPASADEVAIIGRLMGLDDLREFERDYRAALERVVTYYSELFTEGETLGSGEGNLVFTGNDDDPETVETLSAMGFANPSRAIETVRRWHYGSYPATRASAARAHLTELLPALLNTLSTAGNADEALAKFDNFLSRLPTGVQLFALLRSHANLRTLLVQLMASAPRMSEAVIHRAHVMDGLIDPAFANDVTHRDVLIAKVDAFLAESRSYEEIIDRARIIGQEQKFLIAAGLLSGTVSATGAGEQFTALAETLVNRLFDSVRMEFQRRHGRLPGGKVALLAFGKMASREMTVTSDLDFILLYDAPDEESDGEKPLSTSHYYTRLTQRLVAAVTSPTAEGVLYEADMRLRPSGNAGPLATSLSGFRAYHRDDAWTWEHLALSRARVIMADGAFGDTVAAAVAEVMVRPREAGKIVEDVLSMRALMAKERPARHPFDLKLAEGGLVDLEFIAQSAQLLAGQTVARPQASTARVLTRLDEVGLVPQGTRLAEIHELYSTVLQVMSSALVSPFKAEAWTEAFKELLAGLTHYPSFELLELDLRKMRDEVSAAAAQWYEKARGL
- a CDS encoding HAMP domain-containing sensor histidine kinase; this translates as MNRFLQLWRTSTVRLTATFILIFSLFAILLLAFITWQSSVQIQRQQADAIDREVRVFQRIDANQGIRALAFALQRVATAPGPGVYYLGDASGQYLLGNVTDVPANVLIEPGIYSFDYERANPFIDPPPDAPDSPHGVAPPAKTGFAVVRSVELSNGMRLVVGRDVVERRGFSAIIVQSFLFGVLGIILFSLIAGGLTAQRVLKRIDTIRDTSTKIMSGNLSERVPVTRRNDEFDGLATNLNAMLDRIEQLLQGLKEVTDNVAHDLKTPLTRLRNQAETALRDGASDETRQRALETTIAESDRLIQTFNALLMIARAEAGAPSGALADVDVSAVVADVAELYGPVAEDEGILVETSIAEDVHLHANRELIGQAMVNLLENAVKYAKPQGEGQGRITVGLRRDKDRVLIEVADNGPGIPVEDRQRVLQRFVRLEKSRSEPGSGLGLSLVNAVASLHGGSLRIEDNMPGVRAVVDLPDRKDTPT
- a CDS encoding response regulator transcription factor, with protein sequence MKILLIEDDREAASYLIQALDEAGHITHHAADGETGYAMASGMDYDVLIVDRMLPRRDGLSIVESLRAEGDKTPVLILSALGEVDDRVTGLRAGGDDYLTKPYAFTELLARVEVLARRSSPSEAATAYEVAGLSLDRLSRKVERDGETILLQPREFRLLEYLMKNAGKVVTRTMLLENVWDYHFDPQTNVIDVHMSRLRSKIDKGHASPLLHTVRGAGYMIRE
- a CDS encoding Do family serine endopeptidase, which gives rise to MRSSILKRTSRWLGASALALLVGIGGVSTAFVMTGQAANAQVQNVAQITVPEAAQPHAGFADLVEAVKPAVVSILVEAEEAPQQGGPRGRDFDFNFPDLPEGHPFKDFFNQFGGPGGPGNRPDQPQAPRHFMAAGSGFVISADGYIVTNNHVVENATKVTVVFEDGTEKVAEIVGTDERTDLAVVKIEGEDLPFVGFENDASRVGDWVVAVGNPFGLGGTVTVGVISGQGRNIGGSNYGDFLQIDAAVNTGNSGGPAFNTQGEVVGVNTAIYSPNGGNVGIAFAIPAATVKGIVNQLIDSGTVTRGYLGVGIQDVNRDIADGVGLASAKGAIVSNVAEDGPAGPAGIKSGDIITAVDGDAIDDALDLSRTIAGKSPDSSVELTIWRDGAETTLSVQLGTLNEEALAQADEPAAPTPPAALPSESSVGLTLVPNSDGNGGLLIQDVDPESAAAQKGLTVGDAILEVNNAPVNSLDEFEAALDAVKAQGRNTALVKASRDGNDTFIGLPLGDN
- a CDS encoding cytochrome c-type biogenesis protein CcmH, which translates into the protein MMWLRVLLLALCLATPVLAVSPDEVLPDPVLEQRARDISAGLRCLVCQNQSIDDSDADLARDLRLLVRERLVAGDSDEAVRQFLVDRYGEFVLLNPRVNNHTILLWIAAPALLLVGLGTLVALGRKKRIAAGGLTAEEQSALDELK
- a CDS encoding heme lyase CcmF/NrfE family subunit — translated: MSIELGHFALILAFAIATISTIGGYAYWRSGARIAQALSQGAVLQFVLVAAAFAALIQAFVTSDFSLLLAVNNSHSLKPLIFKISGVWGNHEGSLVLWIFILVSFGAMVAAFGRRLPDDLMALVLTTQSMLTAAFTGFTLFTSNPFARVLNPPLEGNDLNPVLQDIGLAIHPPLLYAGYVGFSICFSFAIAALISGRIDQAWARWVRPWTMLSWTFLTLGIAMGSYWAYYELGWGGWWFWDPVENASFMPWLAGTALLHSALVMEKRNALKIWTIFLSIITFSLSLLGTFLVRSGILTSVHTFAADPTRGMVILAILAVLIGGAFVLFAIRSPSLRQGGLFAPISREGGLILNNLFLSTAVGAVLVGTLYPLLLDALTGTAISVGAPFFDLTFGALMAPLLLVLPFGPLLAWKRADVMAASQRLIGAAALAIFATILISALGGISISLAPLGLLLGFWVAFGAVAELVDRSKIGRIPFGESMRRLVGLPRSAWSTALGHFGIGVTVLGIVAVTAWETELVTTLNPGETAQLSGYTIAFDDFKQEQGPNYMGEEGHFIVTAPGGETRDLMAERRIYVASGMPTTEAAITTYGFSQLYLQLGEPLSDTHVVRIWFKPYITLIWIGCLFMAAAGVVSLTDRKVRIGAPQRAAKPVASPAE
- the ccmE gene encoding cytochrome c maturation protein CcmE; this encodes MTVQMAVRKKGWSRKQKRLGIIAGLGLVLALATTLVLIALRDQIVFFYSPSDVIAREVAAGTPIRLGGLVADGSWVRTGQENDFAITDGAETVAAHYTGILPDLFREGQGVVAEGAMQEDGTFKATNVLAKHDENYIPKEVVDALKASGEWRPETAQ
- the ccmI gene encoding c-type cytochrome biogenesis protein CcmI, translating into MLFWFIASAITAIACAALFHAARRGTDNATAPELDDANSHFRLVLAGIDADLAAGKLAGAEAQAARGELAREILRAKAEANKTQPSGTMGNGMLLAGIGGIAALTLSVYMVLGSPDLPAVPLAGREEVVAQSIDLDVAIERIESQLTQNPDDLRGWTVIAPAYMQLGRFADAANAYRRVIELGGPTADLQTRLAETLLMAADGQGSDEAMDLLRAAAAAEPAHVLSRLYIAAELTRMEDYPAAKMAWEEALALSTDGSEPWVASAQQGLAVAENGGVVEAGDAQADAVAGMVSGLAARLEADGGTIEEWTRLVRSYIVLNDLTAAQTAYDNAVAAYPQAFDRGDLDTLALAAGLTLNGGTP